The proteins below are encoded in one region of Ereboglobus luteus:
- a CDS encoding sugar-binding transcriptional regulator encodes MRNSYSDDQLHLAARLYYVEGLGQDEVAKFVKVSQAKVSRLLAMARERGIVRITVADYEPRDRELETRLRVQLGLSTAIVIRTAENLPPADLRKTIGLFAAGAFESLIETKSIIALGGGRTIHALIQNVRESKSLAPTIVQSMGSVDSNINTFDAQEIGRVLSQRLGGNFVAMNTPAYVHEKKMRDALLGLEQIRTVNNYFDRAHLAVIGIGALDNSVFTERRVLKQNEIEALRDAGAVGEACGRYFNAAGKECDTPWRDCVMSIELSQLAKIPQVIGVVTGNDRAPSIMAAIKGGFLKGIIIDEPSARTLLNYSAQSTKTKSTKKKK; translated from the coding sequence ATGCGGAATAGTTATTCAGACGACCAATTACATCTTGCCGCCCGCCTCTATTACGTGGAGGGGCTGGGACAGGATGAAGTGGCCAAATTCGTGAAGGTTTCGCAGGCCAAGGTGTCGCGCCTTCTCGCCATGGCGCGCGAGCGTGGCATCGTCCGCATTACGGTCGCGGATTACGAGCCGCGCGACCGCGAACTCGAAACCCGCTTGCGCGTCCAGCTCGGGCTTTCGACGGCCATCGTCATCAGGACCGCCGAAAACCTGCCGCCCGCCGACTTGCGCAAAACCATCGGCCTGTTCGCCGCCGGCGCGTTCGAGTCGCTTATCGAGACCAAGAGCATCATCGCCCTTGGCGGGGGCCGCACCATCCACGCGCTCATCCAAAACGTGCGCGAATCCAAGAGCCTGGCGCCGACCATCGTGCAATCGATGGGCAGCGTTGATTCCAACATAAACACTTTCGACGCCCAGGAAATCGGCCGCGTGCTCTCCCAGCGTCTCGGCGGCAACTTCGTGGCGATGAACACGCCCGCCTACGTGCATGAGAAAAAAATGCGCGACGCCCTGCTCGGACTTGAGCAGATCCGCACCGTGAACAACTATTTCGACCGCGCCCACCTCGCCGTCATCGGCATTGGCGCGCTGGACAATTCCGTGTTCACCGAGCGTCGCGTCCTCAAGCAAAACGAGATCGAGGCCCTGCGCGACGCCGGCGCGGTCGGCGAGGCTTGCGGGCGCTACTTCAACGCCGCGGGCAAGGAGTGCGACACTCCCTGGCGCGACTGCGTGATGAGCATCGAGCTTTCGCAGCTCGCCAAAATCCCCCAAGTCATCGGCGTGGTGACGGGCAACGACCGGGCGCCCTCGATCATGGCCGCCATCAAGGGCGGCTTTCTCAAGGGCATCATCATCGACGAGCCCAGCGCGCGCACGCTGCTTAACTATTCCGCACAATCCACAAAAACAAAATCAACCAAGAAAAAGAAATGA
- a CDS encoding rod shape-determining protein: MASNLLGYFSNDIGIDLGTANTLVYVKDKGVVLREPSVVALDTNTRKVRAVGDDAKRMLGRTPGNITAIRPMKDGVIADFDVTEAMLRYFIGKARIHTLRIPPRVVIAIPSGITEVERRAVKDSASRAGAREVITIPEPMAAAIGVGLPIDEPAANMIVDIGGGTTEIAIISLAGVVFSKSVRVAGDELDSAIVNYMKRAYNLLIGERTAEEIKMRIGSAYPLDEEIDMEVKGRDSVAGLPKTIHITSQEIRDALADTISAIVDAVRATLERCPPELSADLVDRGFVLAGGGSLIRGIDRLLSDKTGLPVTVAEDPLSAVANGTGAVLNDINWLLQNV, encoded by the coding sequence ATGGCTTCAAACCTCTTAGGTTACTTCTCCAACGACATCGGCATCGACCTCGGCACCGCCAACACACTTGTCTATGTGAAGGACAAGGGCGTTGTTCTGCGCGAGCCAAGCGTTGTCGCGCTCGACACCAACACACGCAAGGTTCGCGCCGTCGGCGATGACGCCAAGCGCATGCTTGGCCGAACCCCGGGCAACATCACCGCCATTCGCCCAATGAAGGACGGCGTCATCGCCGACTTCGACGTGACCGAGGCGATGCTCCGCTACTTCATCGGCAAGGCGCGCATCCACACGCTGCGCATCCCGCCGCGCGTCGTCATCGCGATTCCCTCGGGCATCACCGAGGTCGAAAGACGCGCCGTGAAGGACTCCGCGTCCCGCGCCGGCGCGCGCGAGGTGATCACCATTCCCGAACCCATGGCCGCCGCGATCGGCGTCGGCCTGCCCATCGACGAACCCGCCGCCAACATGATCGTGGACATCGGCGGCGGCACGACCGAAATCGCCATCATTTCGCTCGCGGGCGTCGTGTTTTCAAAGTCCGTGCGCGTCGCGGGCGACGAACTCGACAGCGCGATCGTCAACTACATGAAGCGCGCCTATAACCTTCTCATCGGCGAGCGCACCGCCGAGGAAATCAAAATGCGCATCGGCTCGGCGTATCCGCTCGACGAGGAAATCGACATGGAGGTGAAGGGCCGCGATTCCGTCGCCGGGCTCCCGAAAACAATCCACATCACCTCGCAGGAAATCCGTGACGCGCTCGCGGACACCATCAGCGCGATTGTCGACGCCGTGCGCGCGACACTGGAGCGCTGCCCGCCTGAGCTTTCCGCCGACCTCGTTGACCGCGGCTTTGTGCTCGCCGGCGGCGGCTCGCTCATTCGCGGCATCGACCGCCTGTTGAGCGACAAAACCGGCCTGCCCGTCACCGTGGCCGAGGATCCGCTTTCCGCGGTCGCAAACGGCACCGGCGCCGTGCTGAACGACATCAACTGGTTGCTGCAAAATGTCTGA
- a CDS encoding ferredoxin, which produces MANKDDKWPSNVPGKFYVDQQCIDCDLCRETAPAFFARSDEGGYSYVQAQPATEEDTALCMEALEGCPVEAIGNDGE; this is translated from the coding sequence ATGGCAAACAAAGACGATAAATGGCCCTCCAATGTTCCCGGTAAATTCTATGTCGACCAGCAATGCATCGACTGCGACCTGTGCCGCGAGACGGCTCCCGCGTTTTTCGCGCGCAGCGATGAGGGCGGATACTCCTACGTGCAAGCGCAGCCGGCGACCGAGGAAGACACGGCGCTGTGCATGGAAGCCCTCGAGGGCTGCCCGGTCGAGGCCATCGGCAACGACGGCGAATAA
- the mreC gene encoding rod shape-determining protein MreC — translation MQFKRFDQTKPFIVLAIVFAAWMFLPFAVKRFARHTFFEFQAPIDVSAATIRTFQDYWAMRTRNPNDLIEAGQEIARLNSFYENKIREAKTLEDEVARLEALLNLPVFNEYRHEAARVVRRDYNAWWQRITIRKGRNYGITVGSPVIFAGGVVGRVSEVGLYTSVVDLLSSPGVRLSAVIETDGKHRPVNFQGRSSAAFSNATGSLEFVPLDIFIAPGEEPRVVTSGLGGVFPPGLSLGVLRKLEPDSDGLFQSAEVSLDSRLSSLMEVTVLVPLAPNEPPKGGAR, via the coding sequence GTGCAATTCAAGCGCTTCGACCAGACAAAACCATTCATCGTTCTCGCCATCGTATTCGCGGCGTGGATGTTTTTGCCGTTCGCCGTGAAACGCTTCGCGAGGCACACGTTTTTTGAGTTCCAAGCGCCAATCGACGTAAGCGCGGCAACCATCCGCACGTTTCAGGATTACTGGGCGATGCGCACGCGCAACCCGAACGACCTCATCGAGGCGGGACAGGAAATCGCGAGACTGAACTCATTTTACGAAAACAAAATCAGGGAGGCCAAAACGCTTGAGGACGAAGTCGCCCGGCTCGAGGCGCTGCTCAACCTGCCCGTGTTTAACGAATACCGCCACGAGGCCGCGCGGGTGGTCCGCCGCGATTACAACGCGTGGTGGCAGCGCATCACGATTCGCAAGGGCCGCAACTACGGCATCACCGTCGGCTCGCCGGTGATTTTTGCCGGGGGTGTCGTGGGACGCGTGAGCGAGGTGGGCCTCTACACATCCGTCGTCGATCTGCTCAGCAGCCCCGGCGTGCGCCTTTCGGCTGTCATTGAGACGGACGGCAAGCATCGCCCCGTCAATTTTCAGGGACGCTCGAGCGCGGCGTTTTCGAACGCAACCGGCTCGCTCGAGTTTGTGCCGCTCGATATTTTTATCGCGCCCGGCGAGGAGCCGCGCGTTGTCACCTCCGGCCTGGGCGGTGTGTTTCCACCGGGGCTTTCCCTCGGCGTGCTACGCAAACTCGAGCCCGACAGCGACGGGCTTTTCCAATCCGCCGAGGTGAGCCTCGACTCGCGCCTCTCCTCCCTCATGGAGGTCACCGTGCTCGTGCCTCTCGCCCCCAATGAACCGCCGAAGGGAGGCGCGCGATGA
- the kduI gene encoding 5-dehydro-4-deoxy-D-glucuronate isomerase, with amino-acid sequence MKLHYSASPDTTNSMTTEQLRDTYLIQSIFQPGQIIAHYTDLDRMVVVGVQPAGAPLKLGNYKEIGSSYFLERREIGILNITKTPGTVTVGGNKYELGHLDCLYIGLGEQDVTFSGDTQFYCISTPAHMKYPTAVLRGEDIKTPPIGDPVNANKRVIRRYIHQLEGGIKSCQLVMGCTTLETGSVWNTMPSHVHSRRTEVYLYFDVPQDQMVVHLMGEPNRTRNIMVQDRDVVLSPGWSIHSGCGTAAYRFVWAMGGDNQKFEDMDAVEIKDMR; translated from the coding sequence ATGAAACTCCACTATTCCGCCAGCCCGGACACCACCAACAGCATGACCACGGAGCAGCTCCGTGACACCTATCTCATCCAGAGCATTTTCCAGCCCGGCCAGATCATCGCCCACTACACCGACCTCGACCGCATGGTTGTCGTCGGCGTGCAGCCCGCCGGCGCGCCCCTCAAGCTCGGCAACTACAAGGAAATCGGCTCGTCCTACTTCCTCGAGCGCCGCGAAATCGGCATCCTTAACATCACCAAGACGCCTGGCACCGTCACCGTCGGCGGCAACAAATACGAGCTCGGCCACCTCGACTGCCTCTACATCGGCCTCGGCGAACAGGACGTCACCTTCTCCGGCGACACCCAATTCTACTGCATCAGCACGCCCGCCCACATGAAGTATCCGACCGCCGTTCTCCGCGGCGAGGACATCAAGACCCCGCCCATCGGCGACCCGGTCAACGCCAACAAGCGCGTCATCCGCCGTTACATTCACCAGCTCGAGGGCGGCATCAAGAGCTGCCAGCTCGTCATGGGCTGCACCACGCTCGAAACCGGCAGCGTTTGGAACACCATGCCCTCGCACGTCCACAGCCGCCGCACCGAAGTCTATCTCTATTTCGACGTGCCGCAGGACCAGATGGTCGTGCACCTCATGGGCGAGCCCAACCGCACCCGCAACATCATGGTGCAGGATCGCGACGTCGTCCTCTCCCCCGGCTGGTCGATCCACTCCGGCTGCGGCACCGCCGCCTACCGCTTCGTCTGGGCCATGGGCGGCGACAACCAAAAGTTCGAGGACATGGACGCCGTCGAAATCAAGGACATGCGCTAA
- the kduD gene encoding 2-dehydro-3-deoxy-D-gluconate 5-dehydrogenase KduD: MSKLLDLFKLDGKVAIVTGAARGIGQGYALALAEAGADVALVDVIPMDETASKIAALGRKSVSITADLSKGDEAAPGIVAEVVQKLGRVDILVNNAGIIRREPFTEHSAKNWNDVIAINLSTPFFLSQAVAKQMVAQGQGGKIINIASMLSFQGGILVPGYAASKGGIKSLTMLMANELAPHKICANAIAPGYIATENTRPIRENPERNKAILDRIPAGRWGTPEDLMTTVVFLASPASDYINGHTLAVDGGWLSR, encoded by the coding sequence ATGAGCAAATTACTCGATCTCTTCAAACTCGACGGAAAAGTCGCCATCGTCACCGGTGCCGCCCGCGGCATTGGCCAAGGCTACGCCCTCGCCCTCGCCGAAGCCGGCGCGGACGTGGCGCTCGTTGACGTCATCCCGATGGATGAAACCGCCTCGAAAATCGCCGCCCTCGGCCGCAAGAGCGTCAGCATCACCGCCGACCTCTCCAAGGGTGACGAAGCCGCTCCCGGCATCGTCGCCGAAGTCGTGCAAAAACTCGGCCGCGTTGACATCCTCGTGAACAACGCCGGCATCATCCGCCGCGAACCCTTCACCGAGCACAGCGCGAAAAACTGGAACGACGTCATCGCGATCAACCTCTCCACGCCCTTCTTCCTCAGCCAGGCCGTCGCCAAGCAGATGGTCGCGCAAGGCCAGGGCGGCAAGATCATCAACATCGCCTCGATGCTCTCGTTCCAGGGCGGCATCCTCGTCCCCGGCTACGCGGCGTCGAAAGGCGGCATCAAGAGCCTCACGATGCTCATGGCCAACGAACTGGCCCCGCACAAAATCTGCGCCAACGCGATCGCCCCCGGCTACATCGCCACGGAAAACACGCGCCCGATTCGCGAGAACCCGGAGCGCAACAAGGCGATCCTCGACCGCATCCCCGCCGGCCGCTGGGGCACGCCCGAGGACCTCATGACGACGGTCGTGTTCCTCGCCTCGCCCGCCTCCGACTACATCAACGGCCACACCCTCGCCGTGGACGGCGGCTGGCTCTCGCGCTAA
- a CDS encoding peptidoglycan D,D-transpeptidase FtsI family protein translates to MQPPDKTDPRSGTLVEIHKTYDKRIVIFYPTIGILLLIVAIGFAYQQLFKTNEYAESEKIQSLRRILTPGPRGNIYDREGRLLVGNLARYAVTINLDELRAEFRRAYLITRRNYREADDKNIPSSRQLWIIARYAVMQRYLDRINEITGRDEAVNATRFQRHFNQQLLIPYTLIDDLTPGEYARLAEQLPVNSPLRLTASSIRYYPHGSAAAHVLGYIRSSDDLDAEGFPGENLTTFKMRGTTGRDGLELRFNEHLQGKPGYTIYRVDPAGYRIEPPLEHQRAVQGQSIVTSLDIDLQKVAETQLGDIDNDGYRGAVVALDVPTGEVLALASNPGYNPNDFFPRLSQETVDKMNTQRAWFNLAIAGGYQPGSTFKIIDAIAGFRHNVLKPDTEYYCDGILRVGNRNFVCNNHSMRGEMSFRDAIAKSCNIFFYRESLVLGAQPIADEARRFGLDQRTGIELPSEGKGNIPDPIQRRARGLPWTGGDTVTLAIGQSEITVTPLEMAGFAASVARNETRTTPTILHDPNRTRQRTEPIGLTPEQRHALVDAMRETMKTGSGRMLTNPRFKALNLGYLDIAGKTGTAQREVWVDGKRGIINLAWFIGFAPAENPSIAIAVVLEGNIPGEELGGGAKAAPIAGYVLKKYFEKHPDQIPAQPEM, encoded by the coding sequence ATGCAGCCGCCCGACAAGACAGACCCGCGCTCCGGCACGCTCGTTGAGATCCACAAAACCTACGACAAGCGCATTGTCATTTTTTATCCCACCATCGGCATCCTCCTGCTCATCGTCGCCATCGGGTTCGCCTACCAGCAGCTCTTCAAGACCAACGAATACGCGGAAAGCGAAAAAATCCAAAGCCTGCGCCGCATTCTCACGCCCGGGCCGCGCGGCAACATTTACGATCGCGAAGGCCGCCTGCTCGTCGGCAACCTCGCCCGCTACGCCGTCACCATAAACCTCGACGAACTCCGCGCCGAGTTCCGCCGCGCCTACCTCATCACGCGCCGCAACTACCGCGAGGCGGACGACAAAAACATACCCTCGTCCAGGCAGCTTTGGATCATTGCGCGCTACGCGGTCATGCAACGCTACCTCGACCGGATAAACGAAATCACCGGACGCGACGAGGCGGTGAACGCCACGCGCTTCCAGCGCCATTTCAACCAGCAGTTGCTCATCCCCTACACGCTGATCGACGACCTCACACCCGGGGAATACGCGCGCCTCGCCGAGCAACTGCCCGTCAACTCGCCGCTCCGGCTCACCGCCAGCAGCATCCGTTATTATCCGCACGGCAGCGCCGCCGCGCACGTGCTCGGCTATATCCGCTCCAGCGACGACCTCGACGCCGAGGGCTTCCCCGGCGAAAACCTGACCACTTTCAAAATGCGCGGCACCACGGGACGCGACGGACTCGAGCTAAGATTCAACGAACACCTCCAGGGCAAGCCCGGCTACACCATCTACCGCGTCGATCCCGCGGGCTACCGCATCGAGCCCCCGCTCGAGCACCAGCGCGCCGTCCAGGGACAAAGCATCGTCACCAGCCTCGACATCGACCTGCAAAAAGTCGCCGAGACGCAACTCGGCGACATCGACAACGACGGCTATCGCGGCGCCGTGGTCGCGCTCGACGTGCCCACCGGCGAAGTCCTCGCGCTTGCCAGCAACCCCGGCTACAACCCCAACGACTTTTTCCCGCGCCTCAGCCAGGAAACGGTGGACAAGATGAACACACAGCGCGCATGGTTCAACCTCGCCATCGCCGGCGGTTATCAACCCGGCTCCACATTCAAAATCATAGACGCCATCGCCGGATTCCGGCACAACGTGCTCAAGCCGGACACCGAGTATTATTGCGACGGCATACTCCGCGTCGGCAACCGGAACTTTGTCTGCAACAACCACAGCATGCGCGGCGAAATGAGTTTTCGCGACGCGATCGCCAAGAGCTGCAACATCTTTTTTTATCGCGAAAGCCTCGTCCTCGGCGCGCAACCCATCGCCGACGAAGCGCGCCGCTTCGGACTCGACCAACGCACCGGCATCGAGCTTCCCAGCGAGGGCAAGGGGAACATACCCGACCCGATCCAGCGCCGCGCACGCGGCCTGCCATGGACCGGCGGCGACACCGTCACGCTGGCAATCGGTCAAAGCGAAATCACCGTCACGCCCTTGGAGATGGCGGGTTTCGCCGCCTCGGTTGCGCGCAACGAAACCCGCACCACGCCCACGATATTGCACGACCCCAACCGCACGCGCCAGCGCACCGAACCCATCGGGCTGACGCCTGAACAGCGCCACGCGCTCGTCGATGCGATGCGCGAGACCATGAAAACCGGTTCCGGCCGGATGCTCACCAATCCGCGCTTCAAGGCGCTCAATCTTGGTTATCTCGACATCGCCGGAAAAACCGGCACCGCCCAGCGCGAAGTGTGGGTGGATGGCAAGCGCGGCATCATCAACCTCGCGTGGTTCATAGGTTTCGCGCCCGCGGAAAACCCGAGCATTGCAATCGCCGTGGTTCTCGAAGGCAACATCCCCGGCGAAGAACTCGGCGGCGGAGCCAAAGCCGCCCCGATCGCGGGCTACGTGCTAAAAAAGTATTTCGAAAAACACCCCGACCAAATCCCCGCGCAGCCGGAAATGTAG
- the hemE gene encoding uroporphyrinogen decarboxylase, with amino-acid sequence MTSRERFLAACASQPLSRPPVWVMRQAGRYLPEYRELKARSSFLEMVRTPELATEVTLQPLKRFPGLDAAILFSDILVIPEALGQAYAFREGGGIEMARRIESRADIDALAPAEAVPERLVYVDGALRLLKGELASDGKALLGFGGSPWTLAAYMLEGGSSDDFARAKQLYYTDRGAFEALMRKLTDALITYFRMQIAAGADAIQIFDSWGGIIAAHDYEYVSLKWIREIAAALPPDFPVILYARGAAAQHGAQAKSGVRVLSVDWTVNLAALRRGLPAGVALQGNLDPALMQMPPEIVRDEAVRLLCSMRGLPGGHIFNLGHGITPSAKIECMHALVDAVVEFGEVGGKAEGLKG; translated from the coding sequence ATGACTTCCCGTGAACGATTTCTCGCCGCGTGCGCCTCGCAACCGTTGTCGCGCCCGCCAGTGTGGGTGATGCGGCAGGCGGGGCGTTATCTGCCGGAATACCGCGAGCTGAAGGCGCGTTCGTCGTTTCTTGAAATGGTGCGCACGCCGGAGCTGGCGACGGAGGTCACCTTGCAGCCGTTGAAACGGTTTCCGGGGCTGGACGCGGCGATTTTATTTTCCGACATCCTGGTGATTCCCGAGGCGCTCGGGCAGGCGTATGCGTTTCGCGAGGGCGGGGGAATTGAAATGGCGCGTCGGATTGAATCGCGAGCGGACATTGACGCGCTTGCGCCGGCGGAGGCCGTGCCCGAGCGGCTTGTGTATGTGGACGGCGCGCTGCGTTTGCTCAAGGGCGAGCTGGCGTCGGACGGCAAGGCGCTGCTCGGTTTCGGCGGTTCGCCGTGGACGCTGGCGGCGTATATGCTCGAGGGCGGAAGCTCGGACGATTTTGCGCGCGCGAAACAGCTTTATTACACGGACCGCGGCGCGTTTGAGGCGCTGATGCGCAAGCTCACGGACGCGCTGATTACGTATTTCCGGATGCAGATCGCGGCGGGGGCGGACGCGATTCAGATTTTCGACTCGTGGGGCGGAATCATCGCGGCGCATGACTACGAATATGTATCCTTAAAATGGATACGCGAGATCGCGGCGGCGTTGCCCCCGGATTTTCCGGTGATTTTGTATGCCAGGGGCGCGGCGGCGCAGCATGGCGCGCAGGCGAAGTCGGGTGTTCGCGTGTTGAGCGTGGACTGGACGGTGAACCTGGCGGCGCTGCGGCGCGGATTGCCGGCGGGCGTGGCGCTGCAGGGCAACCTTGATCCGGCGCTGATGCAAATGCCTCCGGAGATTGTGCGCGATGAGGCGGTGCGCTTGCTGTGCTCGATGCGCGGGTTGCCGGGCGGGCATATTTTCAACCTTGGGCACGGCATCACGCCGTCCGCCAAAATCGAGTGCATGCACGCGCTGGTGGACGCGGTTGTTGAATTCGGGGAGGTCGGGGGAAAGGCTGAAGGGCTGAAGGGCTGA
- a CDS encoding rhomboid family intramembrane serine protease, which produces MAFSDRSYVRDNHRNNRQQTSTLVWLLCAIGAGFIIQSVFERLVPGGEGAFTQAAALVPGLFVKGRAWTLVTYTLLHGNWLHLLVNGITIYFMGREVLPLLGNKRFAWFCVAAAAGGGLMWLAVNFHHQYYTLIGASSISLALLILFACFYPNNKITVLLFFIIPVSIRPKYLAIAAATLDLCGLLFLEIPGRHTDISVAYSAHVGGIIVAVCYYFLIHKRAWRRSEAARESALPEWLQKKKKPAAVVTPKYTVNITSRADLRAEVDRILDKINSQGFASLTDEEKRTLDSAKDMLSGK; this is translated from the coding sequence ATGGCATTCTCAGACAGATCATACGTTCGCGACAACCACAGGAACAACCGCCAGCAAACCAGCACGCTGGTGTGGCTGTTGTGCGCAATCGGCGCGGGCTTTATCATACAATCGGTTTTTGAGCGACTCGTGCCCGGCGGGGAGGGCGCGTTCACACAGGCCGCCGCGCTTGTGCCGGGCCTGTTCGTCAAGGGCCGCGCCTGGACGCTCGTCACCTACACATTGCTTCACGGCAACTGGCTGCACCTGCTCGTGAACGGCATCACGATTTACTTCATGGGGCGCGAGGTGCTTCCGCTGCTTGGCAACAAACGGTTCGCCTGGTTCTGCGTCGCGGCGGCGGCGGGCGGCGGGTTGATGTGGCTCGCCGTCAATTTCCACCACCAGTATTATACGCTCATCGGCGCGAGCAGCATCTCGCTCGCGCTGCTGATTCTCTTCGCGTGCTTTTATCCGAACAACAAAATCACGGTTTTGCTGTTCTTCATCATACCGGTTTCCATCCGCCCGAAATACCTGGCCATCGCCGCCGCCACGCTCGACCTCTGCGGCCTGTTGTTTCTCGAAATCCCCGGCAGGCACACCGACATTTCCGTCGCCTACTCGGCGCACGTCGGCGGCATAATCGTGGCGGTCTGTTATTATTTCCTCATCCACAAGCGGGCCTGGCGCAGGAGCGAGGCAGCCCGCGAGTCCGCGCTGCCCGAATGGCTCCAGAAAAAGAAAAAGCCCGCCGCGGTCGTCACGCCCAAATACACGGTCAACATCACCAGCCGCGCCGATCTGCGCGCCGAGGTCGATCGCATTCTCGACAAGATCAACAGCCAGGGATTCGCCTCGCTGACCGACGAGGAAAAACGCACGCTCGACAGCGCCAAGGACATGCTCAGCGGAAAGTGA
- a CDS encoding glycerophosphodiester phosphodiesterase yields MSPRIALAWLLVAAAPTALFAQARTSASPKSNWNVTDHIALKDFTVQSHRGAGNLAEEGTLESFKLGWALGTVPEADIRATKDGVIVSFHDGSFKRLVKGADEALKKSSVEKSTWAFLQTLDVGAWKGDSFKGRRVPKMTDIFAYMADNPEFRLYLDIKKVDFAVLAKLVKDAGVSDRVILASRHPAHHIEWKKLVPESGTLLWMPTGEQEITKMIDELVASGDIKAITSVQLHVHLNRNGANYDRASDGGRDWKKIPCTDDPSEPFNHTRSFIIKLGERMRSLGILYQSFPYISREGVYSELMDLGVASFATDNPDVAMLEIKKYYAKKGKK; encoded by the coding sequence ATGAGCCCCCGCATAGCACTCGCCTGGCTGCTCGTTGCCGCCGCCCCAACCGCCTTGTTTGCGCAAGCACGGACCTCCGCGTCCCCGAAAAGCAATTGGAACGTCACCGACCACATCGCCCTTAAGGACTTCACCGTGCAAAGCCACCGCGGCGCGGGCAATCTCGCCGAGGAGGGAACGCTGGAGTCGTTCAAACTTGGCTGGGCCCTGGGCACCGTTCCCGAGGCCGACATCCGCGCCACCAAGGACGGCGTCATCGTCTCCTTCCACGACGGCAGTTTCAAGCGCCTGGTCAAGGGCGCCGACGAGGCTCTCAAGAAAAGCTCCGTCGAAAAAAGCACGTGGGCGTTTCTCCAAACCCTCGATGTCGGCGCGTGGAAAGGCGATTCGTTCAAGGGCCGCCGCGTTCCGAAAATGACCGACATCTTCGCCTACATGGCCGACAATCCCGAGTTCCGTCTTTACCTCGACATCAAGAAGGTGGACTTCGCCGTGCTCGCAAAACTGGTGAAGGACGCCGGCGTCAGCGATCGCGTCATCCTCGCCTCGCGCCATCCCGCGCATCATATCGAATGGAAAAAACTCGTGCCCGAGTCCGGCACGCTTCTCTGGATGCCCACGGGCGAGCAGGAAATCACCAAGATGATCGACGAGCTTGTCGCCAGCGGTGACATCAAAGCAATCACCTCGGTGCAATTGCACGTGCACCTCAATCGGAACGGCGCAAACTATGATCGCGCCAGCGACGGCGGCAGGGACTGGAAAAAAATCCCCTGCACCGACGATCCCTCCGAGCCGTTCAACCATACGCGCTCCTTCATCATCAAGCTCGGCGAGCGCATGCGCTCCCTCGGCATCCTGTATCAGTCGTTTCCCTATATTTCCCGCGAGGGCGTTTACTCAGAACTGATGGACCTCGGGGTGGCCTCCTTTGCCACCGACAATCCCGACGTCGCCATGCTCGAAATCAAAAAATACTACGCCAAGAAGGGGAAGAAATAA